Proteins from a genomic interval of Gadus morhua chromosome 21, gadMor3.0, whole genome shotgun sequence:
- the stum gene encoding protein stum homolog has translation MADKEGTGCQMSTKAVVGAPAAGGGVVVEVREKKGTLRAAIPTMPFPLAVICLFLNTFIPGLGTFLSAFAVLCGARSELVAQRGVCCVFLLNVAAALIQILTAVVMVGWIMSIFWGMDMVILAISDGCRDQALAQDV, from the exons ATGGCAGATAAAGAGGGGACAGGCTGCCAGATGAGTACCAAAGCCGTGGTTGGGGCCCcagcagcaggtggaggagtCGTGGTGGAGGTCAGGGAGAAGAAGGGAACTTTGCGCGCCGCTATTCCCACGATGCCCTTCCCTCTGGCAGTCATCTGCCTGTTCCTCAACACCTTCATACCTGGACTAG GCACCTTCCTCTCAGCCTTCGCGGTGCTGTGTGGCGCCCGCAGCGAGCTGGTGGCCCAGCGGGGGGTCTGCTGCGTGTTCCTGCTCAACGTGGCGGCGGCGCTCATCCAGATCCTCACCGCCGTCGTCATGGTGGGCTGGATCATGAGCATCTTCTGGGGCATGGACATGGTGATCCTGGCCA TTTCTGATG GCTGTAGGGACCAGGCTCTCGCTCAAGACGTCTGA